The Streptomyces sp. NBC_00775 genome includes the window GTCACCGACGTCATCGCCAACGCGGCCTTCTACTACGGGCTCGTGCGCGCGCTCGCCGAGGAGGCGCGGCCCGTGTGGACCCGGCTGTCCTTCGAGGCAGCCGCCGCCAACTTCGACGCCGCCTGCCGGCACGGCATCGACGCGCGCCTGGAGTGGCCGCGGCGCGGGCGGTACGGCGGGACCACGCGGCTGGACGCCGTGAACCTGGTCCGCGACGAGCTGCTGCCGCTGGCCGCCGCCGGGCTGGACGCATGGGGTGTCGAGCCCGCCGACCGGGACCTGTACCTGGGCGTGATCGAGGACCGGTGCCGACTGCGCGTCAACGGCGCGACGTGGCAGGCGGCCACCTTCCACCGGGCCCTGGAGAAGGGGCTCGGGCGGGATACGGCACTGGCCGCGACGACCAGGCGGTACGGAGAGTTGATGCACCTCGGGGAGCCGGTGCACACCTGGCCGGTGGGACTGCCGGAGCCGGTGCCGCTGGGGTGAGCGGCGGGAGGGTCAGCTCTGGCCGCCCGCCTCCACGATCGCCTTGAGGATCACCGAGTGGATCTGCGAAGGGTCGTTGACCTGGTGGCCCGAGCCGCCGGTCGCCTTGGCGATCTGCTCGATCTCCTCCTTGTCGGCGTCCGGGCCCACCGCGATCGCGATCAGCGGCACCGGACGCTGAGGGTCGGTGAGCTTCTGCAGTTCGGCGACGAGGCTGGAGCGCGAGATGCTGCCCGGGTCCTGGTTGACGCCGTCGGTCAGCAGGACCAGCGCGTTGAACTTGCCCTTCACATACGAGGAGGTGGCCGCCTTGTACGCGGCCAGCGTGGTGTCGTACAGGCCGGTCGCCCCGCCGGGGACGGGCGTCAGGGCGCTGAAGGCCGCCGACAACTTGTCCCGCTGGGTGCCGCTGCCCTTGCTGTCGCCGAGCCGCTCGGTCGGCACGAGCACGCGGTAGTCCTTGTCGCCGTCGAGTTTCGTGGAGAACTTCCACAGCCCGATCTCGTCCTCGGGCGTGAAGGTGGCGAGGGCCTGCAGCAGGGACGCCTTGGTGACGTCCATGCGGGACTGGCCGGTGCCGGGTACCGGCTCGGACATGGACGCGGAAGCGTCGACGACCGTGGTGATCCGGGCGCTCTGCACCGTGATCGTCCACATGCCGAGCGCCTCCTGGAGAGCCTTCGCCGACGTGGGTTCGGCCGAGGCCTGGGCGTACGGCTGCGGGGAGCGGCCGCCGGCCTCGGTGACCAGCCCCTTCGAAGGGTTCTCGTCGTTCGTGCGGAAGCCGTGCTCCTCCAGGATCTTCTGCGGCTCCGACTCGCCCAGCAGCGTCATGAACCGCAGGGCGGCGCGACTCTCGTCGGTACTCATCCGCTCCTCGTCGACCAGAGTGAACGGGTAGTCGAGCTGGGGCGATCCGTCCTTGGGGTAGAAGAGGTCGAGCCCGTCGCCGTCGTCGGCGGAGGTGTTGTGCGTGAACGCCGCCTGCTCGGACAGGATCAGCGCCTGGTTGCGCTTCGGGTTGCCCTGCTCGGCGCCGGACGAGTCACGGGGGAGTGTGTCCAGGACCTGGCTGTCGCTGTCGGAGGTGCGCTGCGAGAGGGCCTTCGCCATCGCGGCCGCCTGGGTGTCCCCTCCCTTGGTCCGCGCCGCGGCGGTGCTGAGCTG containing:
- a CDS encoding substrate-binding and VWA domain-containing protein, with the protein product MGRHSLPDEYGAGAADPRPRARRRNVAIATVLVLTVAAGTAAAVRGGLLSFGASCQDDAVHLEVAASPDMAPALRATADHARKHNITSDGRCLDVSVTARESYKFADSLRSGKQSDVQVWVPDSDIWGQRLTADSTATKVTNAGNVAYSPVGVAMVPSAAKTLGWPDKTYTWTELAGATMTSDQLKLGAADPTRSATGLLALTQLSTAAARTKGGDTQAAAMAKALSQRTSDSDSQVLDTLPRDSSGAEQGNPKRNQALILSEQAAFTHNTSADDGDGLDLFYPKDGSPQLDYPFTLVDEERMSTDESRAALRFMTLLGESEPQKILEEHGFRTNDENPSKGLVTEAGGRSPQPYAQASAEPTSAKALQEALGMWTITVQSARITTVVDASASMSEPVPGTGQSRMDVTKASLLQALATFTPEDEIGLWKFSTKLDGDKDYRVLVPTERLGDSKGSGTQRDKLSAAFSALTPVPGGATGLYDTTLAAYKAATSSYVKGKFNALVLLTDGVNQDPGSISRSSLVAELQKLTDPQRPVPLIAIAVGPDADKEEIEQIAKATGGSGHQVNDPSQIHSVILKAIVEAGGQS